The following proteins are encoded in a genomic region of Glycine soja cultivar W05 chromosome 17, ASM419377v2, whole genome shotgun sequence:
- the LOC114391459 gene encoding AT-hook motif nuclear-localized protein 17-like, with the protein MFDMKYPSFANVTFRQPSFTPTGATVATVTFHDRLNILSMSATFLHHDSLAVILNAFALYLSRPQRQIVDRLIVGRLLVVGMVFVIVASVNNPSYHRLSSEEDVQNNSDSGRDA; encoded by the exons ATGTTTGACATGAAGTATCCATCCT TCGCCAATGTCACTTTCCGTCAACCTTCTTTCACTCCCACCGGTGCCACTGTCGCCACAGTCACTTTCCATGACCGCCTCAATATCCTCTCCATGTCCGCCACCTTCCTCCACCATGATTCTCTGGCGGTGATCCTGAACGCATTCGCCTTGTACCTTTCTAGACCGCAGAGGCAGATTGTCGACAGACTCATCGTCGGGAGGCTCCTCGTCGTTGGCATGGTGTTTGTGATTGTAGCGTCGGTCAACAACCCGTCGTATCACCGGCTTTCGTCAGAGGAGGACGTGCAGAACAACTCCGATAGCGGTAGAGACGCGTAG